One genomic window of Ruminococcus gauvreauii includes the following:
- a CDS encoding DUF4153 domain-containing protein: MENLNLVSSESGLPCESTLKNHWIFVWMYLLLGYGFVCVFTDFGYDSHFRRNIPLITAAYAAVVIFWLRKENKRMAAESWFWLAVMGAIAIPYAFWSIMPVLQVLVLLVTTAYWTLSASGALIEQHETSQWILVDVWHAAVDVPFRHICCYWRELRGGVRRTRSGRRMAGMLLGLGIAMPVLAVALPLLGRADAGFQILVRQGMDYFWRNCLGYFLRFLLSVPVAAYLFGLAYGGIIRKSTSHFHKDSASAVVMKLHAVPDVAVSTAVVAVCAAYLVFIGLQSSYLFSAFAGLRPENFTYAQYARQGFFELCQISLLNIAVLLGANSFSKTVRRENKVLRWLNVLMSVLTLLLILTAASKMLLYISAYGFTVKRILTSVFMLWIAIVFVLNVVQQRRELPFVQYAVLSGAILFCALCVAPVGHLVSAAMP, encoded by the coding sequence ATGGAAAATCTAAATCTGGTGAGCAGCGAAAGCGGCTTACCCTGTGAAAGTACGCTCAAAAATCATTGGATATTCGTGTGGATGTACCTGCTGCTGGGATATGGGTTTGTCTGCGTATTTACGGACTTCGGCTATGACAGTCACTTCCGCCGGAATATTCCGCTGATTACTGCCGCATATGCGGCAGTAGTCATATTCTGGCTGCGAAAGGAGAATAAACGAATGGCAGCGGAGAGCTGGTTCTGGCTGGCGGTGATGGGAGCCATCGCAATCCCATATGCTTTCTGGAGCATTATGCCTGTTCTGCAGGTACTTGTACTGCTGGTTACGACTGCATACTGGACGCTTTCGGCATCAGGGGCACTGATTGAACAACACGAGACGTCACAGTGGATTCTGGTTGATGTCTGGCATGCGGCTGTGGATGTGCCTTTCAGGCATATCTGCTGTTACTGGAGGGAGCTGCGCGGAGGCGTTCGAAGAACGCGTTCCGGGCGGCGGATGGCGGGCATGCTCCTGGGACTTGGCATTGCAATGCCGGTTCTTGCAGTGGCGCTGCCGCTTCTGGGCAGGGCTGACGCCGGATTTCAGATTTTAGTGCGGCAGGGTATGGATTATTTCTGGAGAAACTGTCTGGGGTATTTTCTTCGCTTCCTGCTGTCTGTGCCCGTGGCGGCGTATCTGTTCGGTCTGGCCTACGGAGGAATTATCAGGAAGAGTACCAGCCATTTTCATAAGGACAGTGCCAGCGCCGTGGTTATGAAACTTCACGCGGTTCCGGATGTGGCAGTCAGCACTGCGGTTGTGGCGGTCTGTGCGGCTTATCTGGTGTTTATCGGACTGCAGAGTTCTTATCTGTTCTCGGCATTTGCGGGGCTCAGACCGGAAAATTTTACTTATGCGCAATATGCCAGGCAGGGATTTTTCGAGCTGTGCCAGATCTCATTGCTGAATATCGCGGTATTGCTGGGCGCCAATTCTTTTTCCAAAACGGTGCGCAGGGAAAACAAAGTTCTCCGCTGGCTGAATGTACTGATGTCTGTGCTGACACTTCTGCTGATTCTCACTGCCGCCAGCAAGATGCTGCTGTATATTTCTGCATATGGGTTTACCGTAAAACGGATTTTGACCAGCGTGTTTATGCTGTGGATAGCTATTGTATTTGTACTGAATGTTGTGCAGCAGCGCCGTGAGCTGCCGTTTGTACAATATGCGGTTTTGTCCGGTGCGATACTTTTCTGTGCTCTCTGCGTGGCGCCTGTCGGACATCTGGTAAGTGCAGCCATGCCCTGA
- a CDS encoding helix-turn-helix domain-containing protein, whose product MSIIVNIDVMMARRKISAGDLAKEVGITPANLSILKNGKAKAVRFSTLEALCSVLQCQPGDILEYRKD is encoded by the coding sequence ATGTCCATAATTGTAAATATCGATGTGATGATGGCACGTCGGAAAATCAGCGCCGGTGATCTGGCTAAAGAGGTGGGGATCACTCCGGCAAATCTGTCAATTCTGAAAAACGGCAAGGCAAAAGCTGTCCGTTTTTCTACACTGGAGGCACTGTGCAGTGTTCTTCAGTGTCAGCCGGGAGATATCCTGGAGTATCGGAAAGATTAA
- a CDS encoding DUF2975 domain-containing protein, which yields MNWNKDKSLALSQVCVWIFAVLLAAGSVGAPWVFRMFIETRGEILDGTLPYFLTSTYTTVFPVTAALILLYRLLSNIKRGDVFQQGNVRCLRGLSWCCLIAGLICLISAVYYLPFLALAVMAVFMSLILRVIKNVFAEALALKEENDYTI from the coding sequence ATGAACTGGAACAAAGATAAGAGTCTCGCATTATCACAGGTATGTGTATGGATTTTTGCTGTATTGCTGGCGGCAGGATCAGTGGGTGCACCCTGGGTATTCCGGATGTTTATAGAAACACGGGGAGAAATTCTTGACGGCACGCTGCCATATTTTCTTACCAGTACCTATACGACGGTCTTCCCGGTGACAGCCGCACTCATTTTGCTGTATCGTCTGCTTTCGAATATCAAAAGAGGAGATGTGTTTCAGCAGGGGAATGTCAGGTGTCTGAGAGGGCTTTCCTGGTGCTGCCTGATTGCAGGCCTGATTTGCCTGATCAGCGCCGTTTATTATCTGCCGTTTCTGGCGCTGGCAGTTATGGCGGTTTTTATGAGTCTGATCCTGCGCGTAATCAAGAATGTATTCGCTGAGGCCCTGGCGTTAAAAGAAGAAAATGACTATACCATATAG
- a CDS encoding IS30 family transposase — protein MPKFFTYEDRLSLQKYLKDSLSFKEIARRMDKNPTTISREVRNYSSLIATGYPGFPYNACKNRFDCRKKKICGKECTRKSNIYCKLCQSCNSNCTDFLEEICMARFRVPYVCNGCESIDKCSLLKNIYDAEHAHLCAHEKISSSRSGLCVSEEEVSRLNKIITPLVEQGQSVNQIYINHQDELMCSEKTIYNYIDACLFDVRNIDLPRKVKFRGRYKKPEFKVDKGCRIDRNYKNFCEFLEKNPDINIVQMDSVIGEKGGKCLLTLHFVECSFMLTFLRDANTSKSVTDIYDVLYQTLGQDIFKKLFPVILTDNGSEFSNPKAIEYGNERFKSLRTRVFYCDAGSPYQKGAIEVNHELIRRVLPKGTGFGNLTQDDISLMMNHINSYKRKKLNNRSPYETFSFYHGEEVLHKLGCAPVAAGDIMLKPALLKK, from the coding sequence ATGCCTAAATTTTTTACTTACGAAGACAGGCTCAGCCTGCAAAAATATCTCAAAGATTCTTTGTCATTTAAGGAGATCGCACGCCGCATGGACAAAAATCCAACTACTATCTCCAGAGAAGTACGTAATTACAGCTCGCTTATTGCTACTGGTTATCCTGGTTTCCCTTATAATGCCTGCAAAAATAGATTTGATTGCAGGAAGAAAAAAATCTGTGGAAAAGAGTGTACACGGAAATCAAATATCTACTGTAAGCTCTGTCAATCCTGCAATTCCAACTGTACAGACTTTCTGGAAGAAATCTGCATGGCGAGATTTCGGGTGCCCTATGTCTGTAATGGCTGTGAAAGCATTGATAAGTGTTCACTTCTAAAAAATATTTATGATGCAGAGCATGCCCACCTCTGTGCACATGAAAAGATTTCTTCTTCAAGAAGTGGTCTGTGTGTTTCAGAAGAGGAAGTCAGCAGACTGAATAAAATCATTACGCCTCTTGTGGAACAGGGGCAGTCTGTTAACCAGATCTATATCAATCATCAGGATGAGTTGATGTGCAGTGAAAAGACAATCTACAACTACATTGATGCTTGTCTCTTCGATGTCAGGAACATTGATCTGCCCCGAAAAGTAAAGTTCCGGGGACGATACAAAAAGCCAGAATTCAAGGTCGATAAGGGCTGCCGTATAGACCGCAATTATAAGAATTTCTGTGAGTTCCTTGAAAAGAATCCTGACATAAACATTGTGCAGATGGATTCTGTCATCGGGGAAAAGGGAGGGAAATGCCTTCTTACACTCCATTTTGTGGAATGCAGCTTCATGCTCACTTTTCTACGTGATGCGAATACTTCAAAATCAGTAACTGATATTTATGATGTACTGTACCAAACCCTTGGGCAGGATATATTCAAAAAGCTGTTTCCAGTGATTCTGACCGACAACGGAAGCGAATTTTCAAATCCCAAAGCAATTGAGTATGGAAATGAACGATTCAAAAGCCTTAGGACCAGAGTGTTTTATTGTGATGCAGGAAGTCCATACCAAAAGGGTGCAATCGAAGTAAATCATGAACTGATACGCAGAGTCCTTCCCAAAGGAACAGGCTTTGGAAATCTTACACAGGACGATATCAGCCTGATGATGAATCACATTAATTCTTACAAAAGAAAAAAGCTGAATAATCGTAGTCCCTACGAAACCTTCAGCTTTTATCATGGAGAAGAGGTTTTGCATAAACTTGGATGTGCTCCGGTAGCCGCCGGAGACATCATGCTAAAACCAGCCCTTCTCAAAAAATAA